The Gloeocapsa sp. PCC 73106 genome contains the following window.
AGGTTTGATTCGAGGTTCTGAGTCCTTCGATTATCACAGGGTTTTCCATCAATTCCACTACGTGCTCTAGAGTATCGTCGATGCGCTCTACTAGAGTGTAACGGACGTAAAGATAGACACCCGTAGCGAAGAGTAATAGTAAGATTCCAGTGATGCTCGTATACCATAAAGCGAGACGAAAACGGGTCTTTTGGAACATGGGGAATGGTTATTTTCTTTTGGGAACTGGATCATAACCCCCAGGATGAAAGGGGTGACATCGTAGTATACGTCGTATTCCTAGATAACTACCTCGCCAGGACCCATATTCCTGTATCGCTTCCAAGCAATATTGAGAACAGGTTGGCTGAAAACGACAGCTAGGAGGAAAGAGTGGGGATATAAAATTTCTATAGATTTTAATTAACGTAATTAGGATATTTTTCATCCCAACAACTCCATAAGGATACTAATGGTCATGGGTTGGTACCTCTATTTAGATGGTGCGATCGTTGTTATTATTTTGATTTTAGGCGAAAAAAGGATTCTCTCTATCTCAGGGAAGAGCAAAGTTTGGGAGGTTATTGCAGTTGCAGGTTTTAAGTTTGTTGGGAAGTCATTTACAGGCGCGCACGGATTCCCATTATACTAATAATATAGCATAAAACTCTTGTATTGTCAAGCTCTTTATTCTAAGATCTAAAACCTCACACTTTTCTGTTATACTTTAAAGTAAGAGGGCACGTAGCTCAGGGGATAGAGTACTAGATTCCGGTTCTAGTGGTCGAAGGTTCGAATCCTTCCGTGCTCGTTAAATTGTCTACCCAATTAAAACTATGCAACAGACAGTATATACGCCACCTGCTTTACTAAAAAATGGTCTTGCTTTGACAGTATATACGGCCTTGAGATCCAAAAAAGATTGGGAAAAAACTATTATTGACCCTCCCGTATCATACCAGGAAGCCATCTTCACCGGAGAAAATGGAGTTCCCATATATGGATTAGTAGCCATACCAGAAAATCCCAGAGGGACAATCATTGGAACTTATGGTGTAACAGGAGATTTAGAGAACCAGTGGTATCTCAGACTCTTGGGAAGAAAAGCCTTTGGACAAAGTTATGCTGTAGTTTTATTTGATTGGCGTGGTCACGGGAAAACCGCCGAATTATCTCCTACTTTAACCTCTGATGGACTCTACGAAGGAGATGATTTTGTGCAAATCGCGGATCAAGCCAAAAAAAGGGGATGTCCTGCTCCATTTTGGTTTACGGGATATTCTCTAGGAGGACAGTTAGCATTATGGGGAATTAAAGCAGCTTTGGGTAATCCTGATATCGGAGGGGGTGCGGTAATTTGTCCCAGTTTAGACTCCGATCGCTCTCTAGACTATCTAAACAGGAGTAAATTTGGTAGATATCTAGAAAAAGGGATTACTTTTGAACTCAAAAAACTAGCCCAGAAAATCAATGAGATACATCCAGGTACGATGAATCCAGAAGCGATTAAACGAGTCAAGAGTATTCGAGATTTTGATCATGAACTAGTTATTAAAAACTTAGGGTTTACCTCGACACGAGAGTACTATCAAGCTTGTAACGGTTTAACAATCTTGCCCCACTTACAAAAACCTATTTTAATTATTTACGCTCTAGACGATCCTCTCTTTGACCCCAGTATTGTCCCAGATTTGCAACAAGTCAGCGCAGGTAATCCCCAGATTGAGTTAAGACTCACAGAATATGGTGGTCACGCGGGTTATATAAGTAGCAAGCAATGTCAAAGATTATATCAAGATAGCGATCGCTGGTGGGCTTGGAATCGAGTTTTAGATTGGTACAACCAGAGAAGCTAAAGTCGATATCCTCTAGGAGTAATCAAGCGCTGATTTTGAAAATAACTACTAGCATTACCAATAATAATGGTTGTAAGCATATCAATGGGGTAGTCGAGCATCATCTCTAGAGTAGTCATCTCGATAGATTCATCAGGACGATAGGCGGAACGAACGATCGCCACTGGGGTACTAGATTGACGGTATTGTAGAAAGATGCTTTGTGCTGCGATCAGCGGTTGAATACGTTCTCGAGAACGAGGATTATAAATCGCCGTGACAAAATCAGCTTGTGCTGCGGCTATAAGTCTTTGTTCAATTACCTCCCAGGGAGTTAATAAATCGCTGAGACTAATGGCGCAGAAATCGTGCATCAAAGGTGTACCTACTCTAGATGCGGCCGCTTGTAGCGCACTGACACCGGGAAATATTTCTACCTCCAGGGTTTCTTCCCCTAATTCTTCCAAAACTAAACCCGCCATTCCGTAGATACCACAATCTCCTGAAGAAATCACAGCCACGGTTAAACCCCATTGAGCCAGAGCGATCGCCCTTTTTGCCCTGGCTACTTCCTGGGTAATCGCCAGAGATTCGACGATTTGTCCAGGACGTAACAAAGAAGCAATTAAATCTATGTACAAGCTATAACCAATCACTGCATCTGCTGCGGTAATAGCTCCTTTAGCGGCTCCTGTTATTTGAGTTATCGCACCTGGACCAATTCCTACTAACCACAATTTACCCTGACGCCCGATATATTCTGTTTGAGCTACAGCGATCGCACTGGTGATTTTGGGAGCAATTTGCTTAGTCACCAGAAGAACGTCTGTTTCTGCTGCTAATAAAGCCGAAGCTTCAGCCACACTAGGAGTACCCACGGCTTGCTGAACCACCTGGGAGGGATTAGGAACGTTGACTTGACTCAGTTGCGCTGCAGTAAAAGTGACCAGAGGTAAACTCCACTCCTGACTCAAACTAACTAAACCCGGTTCGGTGGCTTTTATATCGATAGTAGCGAGTCCGGCGATCGCGCCTTGAGCTAGATGCTGACGTCTACACAAAGCTGTAATAGCTTCTGCGATTAACTCTTTACTCGTGCCTTTTTCGCAACCCACACCCACCCATAAGACGCGGGGATGCCATTGTACCTTAGCTAAATCCGATTGAGGTGCAAAAAGTCTTTGAGTAGCACTAATCCAGAGGCGTCCTGTAGCTTTTCCCGACTCCTGAGTAAAATCGAAGGGATGATCCTCGGGAAGTTGATCTTGCCAAAGGGTTGAACCCACCTCTTGAATTACTTCTATCTTTTCACCACGAGCTATAGCAGCGCTAACCCCGGTCCAATTTCCCGTTCCTTTTTGCCAACCGTAGGGAACACCCAGGATATCAATCCCGCAGAGATTGGAGTTAGCCGCCGCTCCCGTTAAGATTGGTGTGGCGTTGAGCAGTTGAGCGATGATTCTAGTCAGTTGATCTGCTTTTCCCTGATGAGCGCTACAAAGACTAATCACAAATTGACCTTCTGGATCTACTACTATCACAGCAGGATCCTGGGTTTTATCCGTCAATAGGGGCGCAATCAACCGCACTACCGCCCCCGTAGCTAAACCAAAAACAAGGGCGCGATGACTTTGCCAGACCTTGGCTAGATGGGTTTTGAGATCTTCTGAATCCGATCCAGGTACCCAGACGCTGATGTTAAGAGTGCTCAAGGTAGCGGCGGCTTTGGGGGTTGTGGCGATCGCGGCGATCGGTTCAAACTCTGATAAAACTTGATTATTCACAATAATTTTCCTGGCAAAATCAGTACAAATGTACTAGAATAGAGAGAGAAAGAAAGGAGCAACAATACTGCTATGACTCAGCACTACGTCTTAACCATCAATCCTGAAACTGAACATCCCTGGGAACAGTGTATCTTGAGAAATCCCCTCACAGGAGAGCGTCCTGACTTAACCACAGTTATCGCCCAAGCCATAGACAGTCATCCTGGATCTTACCTTGTCTCAGTCAAAATCGAGGTAGAAGTCCTCGAAAAAGTTGCTCTTGATAAGACAAAAACACCTGTAGAGCTTCGTTTGCGCCACTTAGCCGCATCTTAAAAGATGTAAGGGGGAAAGGGGATTTCAGGGGAAAGGGGAAAGGGTAAAAATCTCCCAAGTCTCTCCCCCAGGATAAGTTTTGCTTATCACCAGGCGATCGCTTTACAATAATATAAAACTATCATTAGTTTTGAGTAAAAGAAAGTAAATGGAAAAAATAATTAAATTACACCTTGAAAAATTACCTGAGGGGGTTTATTTAGCAACTTCTGAAGATTTGCCTGGTTTAGTTGCTCAGGGTAAAACTATTACAGAAACTTTAGAGATTGCTAGGGATGTAGCAAGTAAGTTAATAGAAGCAAGGAAAGAACGAAATCAGCTAGAAGATTTACCAACTATAGCTGATGAATTTGATTATCCATTGGTAATTTCTCAGTAACTAAATTATGGGAAGGTTAGCAGGGTTTAGTTATAGAAAAATTATTAAAATACTGAAATCATTTGGGTTTATTTTCGATAGGCAAGCGGCAGGAAGCCATGAAATTTGGTACAATCTTGAAACAGGAAATTATACTACAATTCCCCATCATAGCGGGGATATGCCAGAGGGAACTTTGAGAGCAATTCTAAAGCAAGCAGGAATATCACCTGATGATTTTTTGTACCGTCAATAATTGGAGTAGAATTGAAAAGGCTGACGAGTAAGCTTTCGGCGGCAGTCCTCACTGATAACCTAAGCTGCCTAATAGGTTTCGGTGTTTGTATCATAGCGTTGAATCTATTCTAAAGGGCTATAATGTCATATTAGCTCTTGAGTTAAAACCACATTTATGTCCAATCCGTATATTCCTCATGGACATTGCTATCTTTGGCAAACTAATTTAGTCTTTCTTCATCTACTCTCAGATTTAGTCATCGCGATCGCCTATTATTCTATCCCTGTGTTCTTGTTTTATTTTACTCAACAGCGCAAGGATATCCCTTTTAAGGGGATTTTTGTACTTTTTTCCGTCTTTATTTTATCCTGTGGCACAAGTCATCTTTTCGGTATTTGGACCTTGTGGCATCCTAATTATTGGATTGCTGGAGTAATCAAAGCATTTACAGCTCTAGTATCTATTTACACCGTTTTTGAAATGATTCCTATTCTTCCTCAAGCCTTGGATTTACCTTCACCAAGTGAGTTAGAAAAGTTGAATCAAGAATTAATCATACAAGTTGCGGAAAAAGAAGCAGTACAACAAGAGATTATTAAG
Protein-coding sequences here:
- the yidD gene encoding membrane protein insertion efficiency factor YidD; this translates as MKNILITLIKIYRNFISPLFPPSCRFQPTCSQYCLEAIQEYGSWRGSYLGIRRILRCHPFHPGGYDPVPKRK
- a CDS encoding YheT family hydrolase, which produces MQQTVYTPPALLKNGLALTVYTALRSKKDWEKTIIDPPVSYQEAIFTGENGVPIYGLVAIPENPRGTIIGTYGVTGDLENQWYLRLLGRKAFGQSYAVVLFDWRGHGKTAELSPTLTSDGLYEGDDFVQIADQAKKRGCPAPFWFTGYSLGGQLALWGIKAALGNPDIGGGAVICPSLDSDRSLDYLNRSKFGRYLEKGITFELKKLAQKINEIHPGTMNPEAIKRVKSIRDFDHELVIKNLGFTSTREYYQACNGLTILPHLQKPILIIYALDDPLFDPSIVPDLQQVSAGNPQIELRLTEYGGHAGYISSKQCQRLYQDSDRWWAWNRVLDWYNQRS
- the cobJ gene encoding precorrin-3B C(17)-methyltransferase encodes the protein MNNQVLSEFEPIAAIATTPKAAATLSTLNISVWVPGSDSEDLKTHLAKVWQSHRALVFGLATGAVVRLIAPLLTDKTQDPAVIVVDPEGQFVISLCSAHQGKADQLTRIIAQLLNATPILTGAAANSNLCGIDILGVPYGWQKGTGNWTGVSAAIARGEKIEVIQEVGSTLWQDQLPEDHPFDFTQESGKATGRLWISATQRLFAPQSDLAKVQWHPRVLWVGVGCEKGTSKELIAEAITALCRRQHLAQGAIAGLATIDIKATEPGLVSLSQEWSLPLVTFTAAQLSQVNVPNPSQVVQQAVGTPSVAEASALLAAETDVLLVTKQIAPKITSAIAVAQTEYIGRQGKLWLVGIGPGAITQITGAAKGAITAADAVIGYSLYIDLIASLLRPGQIVESLAITQEVARAKRAIALAQWGLTVAVISSGDCGIYGMAGLVLEELGEETLEVEIFPGVSALQAAASRVGTPLMHDFCAISLSDLLTPWEVIEQRLIAAAQADFVTAIYNPRSRERIQPLIAAQSIFLQYRQSSTPVAIVRSAYRPDESIEMTTLEMMLDYPIDMLTTIIIGNASSYFQNQRLITPRGYRL
- a CDS encoding type II toxin-antitoxin system HicB family antitoxin, whose protein sequence is MEKIIKLHLEKLPEGVYLATSEDLPGLVAQGKTITETLEIARDVASKLIEARKERNQLEDLPTIADEFDYPLVISQ
- a CDS encoding type II toxin-antitoxin system HicA family toxin — translated: MGRLAGFSYRKIIKILKSFGFIFDRQAAGSHEIWYNLETGNYTTIPHHSGDMPEGTLRAILKQAGISPDDFLYRQ